A region of Drosophila suzukii chromosome 2L, CBGP_Dsuzu_IsoJpt1.0, whole genome shotgun sequence DNA encodes the following proteins:
- the LOC108009107 gene encoding origin recognition complex subunit 1, with product MNLPSKPKEKITAVAPIVCVKSQDKIEPQINSSMCDEYECELLRLDMGLMRADYKNWEAIFKETQLRLKHEIIMYEKAEEVVLKLMENSKVEANVTNEGKGIYVTISYKPTDYVYINVSNNNGLRCFTLLKALDWVQQKIIDLRTSLRLIENDQQFVNAQSEKINSIEKCLVKKEKFLAQKRIAVEKLNQVKTTFMEKPEPFLETKKDFEREFMEFMAEVEKDNALLSHMTEDILNLLNKLSAFRSERLTDSIVNRVRREINELLAKLGEQKTQDEISKTDSAETIINISLTQNYSVKSDTTENDSRKKYSAENMKKTKVINPMENVSIKINSTGKDSKKIDSPQNNFVYIQSTKNSSILADLTRNDSIIADSSEIGLETNKDQSAIEVQKDQTKSIKTKPTQNDLSKIDSSENNYGKRGLKRSRDQSATEVIKSNLDQKLSPKYIMTNYTKVGKQQFEDDDNQNKTPLSEIHQLVDDSILRMTDILSLRSLDITDREEFNDNDSITDLIEKESNEIELSEYATATEGKQRDQKSQKEVMEKYTDNSNSCGKSFSKSTINNLNEDAENIIANDTPTSAIQEVGNISPKQMTCDSNYDDTKSDGYFTKSRSKNHKKVISCEIGLERDLSPEKIGNLLPDMPVSNDLSKYVDACLEKMIFLLPERKLPSRAESEDLSLVYEEGTDGDITITNNSKHNDNQGFYNFPGNKDNSDGEST from the coding sequence ATGAATTTACCATCGAAACCAAAAGAGAAAATAACAGCtgtagctcctatagtttGCGTTAAAAGTCAGGATAAAATCGAGCCGCAAATAAATTCAAGCATGTGCGATGAATACGAGTGTGAGTTACTTCGTCTGGATATGGGACTTATGAGAGCCGATTACAAGAACTGGGAGGCCATTTTCAAAGAAACCCAGTTAAGACTTAAGCACGAGATTATTATGTATGAAAAAGCTGAGGAGGtagttttaaaattaatgGAAAACAGCAAAGTCGAGGCGAATGTTACAAATGAAGGAAAAGGAATTTATGTGACAATCTCGTACAAACCCACCGATTACGTTTACATAAATGTAAGTAATAATAATGGTCTCAGGTGCTTCACCCTTCTAAAGGCCTTGGACTGGGTTCAGCAGAAAATCATTGATCTCAGGACATCATTAAGACTAATCGAGAATGATCAGCAGTTTGTAAACGCTCAAAGCGAGAAAATCAATTCGATAGAAAAATGTTTAGTGAAAAAGGAAAAGTTTCTGGCTCAAAAAAGGATAGCTGTTGAAAAACTAAACCAAGTGAAGACTACTTTTATGGAGAAACCGGAACCGTTTTTGGAAACCAAAAAGGATTTTGAAAGAGAATTCATGGAGTTTATGGCAGAGGTGGAAAAGGACAACGCTTTGTTGAGCCACATGACAgaagatattttaaatctgTTAAATAAACTTTCGGCTTTTCGTTCTGAAAGATTGACAGATTCGATTGTCAATCGTGTACGAAGAGAAATCAACGAGCTTCTTGCGAAATTAGGAGAACAGAAAACACAAGATGAAATTTCTAAGACTGATTCAGCTGAAACCATTATTAATATTAGCTTGACTCAAAATTATTCGGTTAAAAGCGATACAACGGAAAATGATTCCAGGAAAAAATATTCTGctgaaaatatgaaaaaaacgAAGGTAATCAATCCGATGGAAAATGTGTCCATTAAAATAAACTCGACCGGAAAGGATTCAAAGAAAATTGATTCCCCGCAGAATAACTTCGTTTATATTCAATCTACTAAAAATAGTTCAATTTTAGCCGATTTAACTAGAAATGATTCCATCATAGCCGATTCGTCCGAAATTGGTTTAGAAACGAACAAAGATCAGTCTGCAATTGAAGTTCAAAAAGATCAAACAAAATCGATTAAAACTAAACCGACCCAAAATGATTTAAGCAAAATAGATTCCAGTGAAAATAACTACGGAAAAAGGGGTTTAAAAAGGTCTAGAGATCAGTCGGCGACTGAGGTCATCAAATCTAACCTAGATCAAAAATTATCACCGAAGTATATAATGACAAATTATACTAAAGTAGGCAAGCAACAATTTGAAGATGATGACAACCAAAATAAAACACCGCTTTCTGAAATACATCAGCTAGTGGATGATTCCATTCTCCGTATGACAGACATTCTAAGTCTGCGCTCACTTGATATTACCGATAGAGAAGAATTTAATGATAATGACTCGATAACcgatttaattgaaaaagaatcGAATGAAATCGAGCTCTCTGAATATGCGACTGCTACTGAAGGAAAACAGCGAGATCAAAAGTCGCAAAAGGAGGTAATGGAGAAATATACAGATAATTCCAATAGTTGTGGTAAAAGTTTTTCCAAATCAACTATCAATAATCTTAATGAGGATGCCGAAAACATCATTGCAAATGATACCCCAACTAGTGCTATTCAAGAGGTAGGGAATATCTCCCCAAAACAGATGACATGCGATTCTAACTATGACGATACCAAAAGTGATGGATATTTTACTAAAAGCAGATCTAAAAACCATAAGAAGGTTATTTCTTGTGAAATAGGTTTAGAAAGAGATTTAAGTCCAGAAAAGATTGGCAATCTCCTTCCGGATATGCCAGTATCTAATGATCTTAGTAAATATGTAGATGCTTGTCTAGAAAAGATGATATTTCTTCTACCCGAACGAAAACTACCATCTAGAGCAGAGTCTGAAGATTTGTCTTTAGTATACGAAGAGGGAACGGATGGTGACATAACCATAACAAATAATTCCAAGCACAATGATAATCAAGGTTTTTATAATTTCCCAGGAAACAAAGACAATAGTGATGGCGAGTCAACCTAA
- the Prosbeta5R2 gene encoding proteasome subunit beta type-5, translated as MALENICGMDKVPFMRTFGALTSEQTIEEIRLASSNMDNPFAIKAPPFERPRERLNELAAQSKVRMDFDHGTTTVGFVYQGGIILCVDSRATSGKFIGSQSMQKVVQVNKYMLSTMAGGAADCSYWDRVLTRECRLHELRYKERLSVRSAARFICNVAAEYKGMGLCMGMMLAGWSPEGPTLVYVDSDGLRIPGKVFAVGSGASNALGILDTDYQFHLSDEDAFELAFRAVYHATMRDIFSGGLVRLYHMDQNSWRNVANKDCQELHEEYSKE; from the coding sequence ATGGCTCTGGAAAATATTTGTGGAATGGATAAGGTACCGTTTATGAGAACCTTTGGGGCCCTTACCTCCGAACAGACAATCGAAGAAATCCGACTAGCCTCGAGTAACATGGATAATCCTTTCGCCATAAAGGCTCCACCATTTGAGAGACCCCGGGAACGTCTGAATGAACTGGCTGCCCAGAGTAAAGTACGGATGGATTTTGATCACGGAACCACCACGGTGGGCTTTGTTTACCAGGGAGGCATAATCCTGTGTGTGGACTCCAGGGCCACATCGGGGAAATTTATTGGATCCCAGAGCATGCAGAAAGTGGTGCAGGTGAATAAGTACATGCTGAGTACAATGGCGGGTGGTGCAGCGGATTGTTCTTACTGGGATCGGGTTTTGACCAGGGAATGCCGACTGCACGAGCTTCGTTATAAGGAGCGGCTATCTGTCCGATCTGCTGCCAGATTTATTTGCAATGTGGCTGCGGAATACAAGGGAATGGGTCTCTGCATGGGAATGATGTTGGCAGGATGGTCGCCCGAAGGCCCTACTTTGGTTTACGTGGACTCCGACGGACTGCGCATTCCCGGGAAGGTCTTTGCCGTGGGCAGTGGGGCCTCCAATGCCCTGGGAATTCTGGATACCGACTACCAATTTCATCTCAGCGATGAAGATGCCTTCGAACTGGCCTTTCGCGCAGTGTATCATGCCACCATGAGGGATATTTTTTCAGGTGGTTTGGTGAGACTATATCACATGGATCAAAATAGCTGGAGAAATGTGGCCAACAAAGATTGCCAAGAGTTGCACGAAGAGTACTCGAAGGAGTGA